In the genome of Quercus robur chromosome 3, dhQueRobu3.1, whole genome shotgun sequence, one region contains:
- the LOC126717019 gene encoding cysteine-tryptophan domain-containing zinc finger protein 7-like → MGKTELEEGAACCSSYIGNDQNIDIDVAFSYIDKRIQDVLGHHQKEFEGGLSAENLGARFGGYGSFLPTYQRSPSTCSKTSQKAQNNHSHDLPLEGAPQNSTVIMRPELASTDRALPELRNSSVDSLPKVCNSRNYISNHKPLKLSINQSDKKTLKFRIKVGSDNILTEKSAAIYSNLGLDMSPSSSSNGSHTEWEGNSSDSHSKQSESPSCIIKIMTSFPIPNGVLLSPLHDNLVRPLEEKNLLDGSRSPAFKEMDAVFENEVALKMHCKKVLGEKKKKFGDKNERFVESKNGNFEDPVNPVNAGLQNEGKIKISVSKEIASAPKSSKHSNSGGMGNGIAMAASELNMGKAKEKKFSSYLVKEETLGSIACRSGDEQNAKNGLAEMIQKDKNVVYDIRKDGRTKDDRSCNLFEQNCDMPKGSKVCDWGTAAPIKQNCESKATHQQDGVNISHRKESAGGQKKSKEIQNHDSSATRKAKVNLKVSCSSASKDNVAYKSGFPSKSKGDGKLHKDLEKAKDSHSDRMSNKKLVKKECVSDTSRNPLKDQGRDSKLEVFEKKFLASSSKSRDGSGTDQAKDSKLEVSGKKSVKELSGKGYHAISNKSKETLGKDLVKDHKLDVSEKESYAFSHKLKERSGNKQNDFPSSSEAHLKGHMKDATKIPDPRPSEVAPVVIEENWVCCDKCEKWRLLPYGTNPDHLPKKWLCSMLTWLPGMNRCSFSEEETTNALNALYQVPISQIQNNQQTYPVGTAPGGTLLEAPHLNQNCQDLVFNAVTSGGKNKLGAKTVSNEAPHIGSKDVLNFKKNQQVPVKSKGLQNLSQCSLESKSEERPSNAKPLKTNIRREYGQGGCRPSKKAKTESTHYTNQDQNPGGLSKKEVETDIQKYNERCSSDIKGVPQDGSFPSVKQSKKQGHRTFVEDNDKSSFATKKRKLNERQGIQIHMNDLPSNRQDFKDEQISMEETSGRQCGKEKKARALKLQGNETNTRKASSEPEKQGTVTRILFSSSKNNPLDRTGSYEGRKSSKKDQHFGQYDGYNLSQWTVDGNNSFRRDFGARHPCIAATSSSSMISGTGKIKVNFNEFKGSPAESVCSSPLRISNPENHTRSLSGKDVSADVGLALINSPGTYSVGEDDGRNQHYESIRKEKAFTVIQDGSSVSPSFDYQGRFTEHKIHGKAISSTVHTSNIRNSHLLNVCTENDKHTNEPSKNHHFHDMARVNSHCSPKKCLPEKSTNVCSSQAKERHSTPISDLDKSNIRISESFNEQEESDNVHYEVENGSQDIAPYKKDIKVRKIKIQGNKSTKIEKNHAGKKVSAGKCLSDRSKRESQTLCDRVEDPHSKIITVFPKGGESTASRQNLLQNHNDEKYLKWFPSERNFQEEEATENSDDFDVLPFDDFNGGDSVKASQQLGKDDCQNKLHHVSSRHPTCNRDGNRDIVAPSHRRKDASTRAANKTLKEAEDLKHSADQLKISGSELESIEARFRAALKFLHGASLLDPCNSKSAKYGEMTSTAAYSSTAKLFEYCACEYERCKDMASATLAYKCLEVTFMRMIYVNHFIASSDQNELQKTLQMVSPVQSPSSSASDVDNLYNQAMMDKMDIAKDGSSLQVTGNHVIAARNHPKLVRLLDFAQDVNFAMEASRKSQISFAAANVVLAKTRNGEVISSIKRTLDFSFHDVEELLRLVHLAMEALSSS, encoded by the exons GATAAGAGGATTCAAGATGTTTTGGGACATCATCAGAAAGAGTTTGAGGGTGGACTTTCTGCAGAAAACTTGG GGGCAAGATTTGGTGGATATGGTTCATTTTTACCTACGTATCAGCGGTCTCCTTCTACTTGCTCAAAGACTTCACAAAAAGCTCAAAACAACCATTCTCATGATCTGCCCTTAGAG GGTGCCCCACAGAATTCAACAGTTATCATGAGACCTGAACTTGCTTCAACTGATCGTGCACTACCTGAACTAAGGAATTCTTCTGTGGATAGTTTGCCCAAAGTTTGTAATTCAAggaattatatttcaaatcacAAACCTCTCAAACTGTCAATCAATCAGTCTGATAAAAAAACACTGAAGTTCCGGATCAAAGTGGGGTCAGACAACATTTTAACTGAAAAGAGTGCTGCAATCTACAGCAATCTTGGTCTTGACATGTCTCCATCCTCATCATCAAATGGCAGCCATACAGAGTGGGAAGGGAACTCTTCAGATTCTCATAGTAAACAGAGTGAATCTCCCTCCTGCATTATTAAG ATCATGACTTCTTTTCCTATTCCAAATGGTGTGCTATTGTCGCCTCTTCATGATAATTTGGTTCGCCCATTGGAAGAAAAAAATCTCTTAGATGGAAGTAGATCTCCAGCTTTTAAAGAGATGGATGCTGTCTTTGAAAATGAGGTTGCTTTAAAAATGCATTGTAAAAAGGTGCTcggagagaagaaaaagaagtttgGGGATAAAAATGAGAGGTTTGTAGAATCAAAGAATGGGAATTTTGAGGATCCTGTTAATCCTGTTAATGCTGGATTGCAGAATGAAGGAAAAATTAAGATCTCAGTGAGTAAGGAGATTGCATCTGCACCTAAATCTAGTAAACATAGTAATAGTGGTGGCATGGGAAATGGTATTGCTATGGCTGCATCTGAACTCAATATGGGTaaggcaaaggaaaaaaaattctcctcaTACTTAGTAAAAGAGGAAACTTTGGGGTCAATAGCTTGCAGGAGTGGTGATGAGCAGAATGCAAAGAATGGTTTGGCAGAAATGATCCAGAAAGATAAAAATGTAGTCTATGATATAAGAAAAGATGGCAGAACCAAAGATGATAGAAGTTGTAATTTGTTTGAACAGAATTGTGACATGCCAAAGGGAAGCAAAGTTTGCGATTGGGGAACAGCAGCTCCCATAAAACAGAATTGTGAGAGCAAAGCCACCCACCAACAGGATGGAGTGAATATATCTCACAGGAAGGAATCAGCTGGGGGACAAAAGAAGTCTAAGGAAATCCAAAATCACGATAGCTCAGCTACCAGGAAGGCAAAAGTGAACTTGAAGGTTAGTTGTTCTTCTGCGTCAAAAGATAATGTCGCTTACAAAAGTGGCTTTCCATCCAAAAGTAAAGGAGATGGAAAATTACACAAGGATTTAGAGAAGGCAAAAGATAGCCATAGTGATAGAATGTCTAACAAAAAACTAGTTAAGAAAGAATGTGTAAGTGATACATCAAGGAATCCTCTCAAAGATCAGGGAAGGGACTCTAAACTTGaggtttttgagaaaaaattcctTGCATCCAGCAGCAAATCAAGGGATGGTTCAGGTACCGATCAGGCAAAGGACTCTAAGCTTGAAGTGTCTGGGAAAAAATCAGTCAAAGAACTATCCGGGAAAGGATACCATGCAATCAGCAACAAATCTAAGGAGACCTTAGGTAAAGATCTTGTGAAGGACCATAAGCTTGATGTTTCTGAGAAAGAATCCTATGCATTCAGTCATAAACTAAAGGAGAGATCAGGTAATAAACAGAATGATTTCCCATCATCTTCTGAAGCACATCTGAAAGGACACATGAAAGATGCAACTAAGATACCTGATCCTCGTCCTTCTGAGGTTGCTCCAGTAGTCATAGAGGAAAATTGGGTGTGTTGTGACAAGTGTGAGAAATGGCGGCTTCTACCATATGGTACAAATCCTGACCACCTGCCAAAGAAGTGGCTGTGCAGCATGCTTACTTGGCT GCCTGGAATGAATCGGTGTAGTTTCAGTGAGGAGGAGACAACAAATGCTCTGAATGCATTATACCAAGTTCCCATTTCTCAGATACAAAATAATCAGCAGACTTATCCTGTTGGAACTGCACCTGGTGGAACTTTGCTTGAGGCCCCGCATCTTAACCAAAACTGCCAAGATCTTGTTTTCAATGCAGTGACCAGTGGTGGAAAGAACAAACTAGGAGCAAAAACAGTATCAAATGAAGCTCCTCATATTGGTTCCAAGGATGTGTTGAACTTCAAAAAGAACCAACAGGTCCCTGTTAAAAGCAAAGGTTTACAGAATCTCAGCCAATGTTCCCTGGAATCGAAATCAGAGGAAAGACCTA GTAATGCCAAGCCACTGAAAACAAATATCAGGAGGGAGTATGGTCAAGGTGGTTGTAGACCCTCTAAGAAAGCAAAGACAGAAAGCACACATTATACCAATCAAGATCAGAATCCTGGTGGGTTGTCAAAGAAGGAAGTTGAAACTGATATTCAGAAATATAATGAAAGATGTTCCAGTGATATAAAGGGTGTTCCTCAGGATGGTTCATTTCCTTCTGTTAAACAATCTAAGAAACAGGGTCACAGGACTTTTGTGGAAGATAATGATAAGAGTTCTTTTGCTACAAAGAAGAGAAAGTTGAATGAGCGGCAGGGTATTCAAATTCATATGAATGACCTTCCTAGTAATAGACAGGATTTTAAGGATGAACAGATTTCTATGGAGGAGACTAGTGGGAGACAAtgtggaaaagaaaagaaagccagAGCATTGAAGCTTCAAGGAAATGAAACCAATACTAGGAAGGCCAGTAGTGAACCAGAAAAACAAGGTACAGTGACCAGGATCCTTTTTTCAAGTAGCAAAAATAATCCTTTAGACAGAACTGGTTCATATGAAGGCAGAAAAAGTTCGAAGAAGGACCAGCATTTTGGGCAGTATGATGGATACAATTTATCTCAGTGGACTGTTGATGGTAACAATTCTTTTAGAAGGGACTTTGGAGCTAGACATCCTTGTATTGCTGCCACCTCTAGTTCATCCATGATTTCAGGCACAGGtaaaattaaagtgaatttCAATGAATTTAAAGGTTCGCCTGCAGAATCAGTTTGTTCTTCTCCGTTGAGAATTTCCAACCCAGAAAATCATACAAGGAGCCTTTCAGGGAAGGATGTCAGTGCAGATGTAGGTTTGGCTCTCATTAATAGCCCAGGAACATACTCAGTGGGTGAAGATGATGGCAGAAACCAGCATTATGAGTCCATAAGGAAGGAAAAAGCCTTCACTGTGATTCAAGATGGGTCTTCTGTGTCCCCCTCATTTGATTATCAAGGCAGGTTTACTGAGCACAAAATACATGGGAAAGCTATATCATCGACTGTCCACACTTCGAACATAAGAAACTCCCACCTGTTGAATGTTTGTACTGAAAATGACAAACATACCAATGAACCAAGCAAGAACCACCATTTCCATGATATGGCAAGAGTTAACAGCCATTGCTCTCCAAAGAAATGTCTGCCTGAGAAATCTACAAACGTTTGCTCTTCACAGGCCAAAGAAAGGCACTCAACTCCAATATCTGATTTGGATAAAAGCAATATTAGGATTTCTGAGTCGTTTAATGAGCAGGAAGAATCAGATAATGTGCACTATGAGGTGGAGAATGGATCTCAGGATATTGCACCATACAAGAAAGACATAAAggttagaaaaattaaaattcaggGAAATAAGTCtactaaaattgagaaaaatcaTGCTGGAAAGAAAGTTTCTGCTGGCAAATGTTTGAGTGACCGTAGTAAAAGAGAGAGCCAAACTCTGTGTGATAGAGTTGAGGACCCACATTCGAAAATTATTACTGTTTTTCCTAAGGGTGGAGAATCTACTGCCAGCAGGCAGAATCTGTTGCAGAATCATAATGATGAGAAATATTTAAAATGGTTCCCTTCAGAAAGAAactttcaagaagaagaagctacaGAGAACAGTGATGACTTTGATGTATTGCCGTTTGATGATTTTAATGGAGGTGATTCAGTGAAGGCTTCACAACAACTTGGGAAGGATGATTGCCAAAATAAACTTCATCATGTTAGTTCAAGACACCCCACATGCAATAGGGATGGGAATAGGGATATAGTTGCACCAAGTCATAGAAGAAAGGATGCCTCTACTCGTGCAGCAAATAAGACTTTAAAAGAAGCAGAAGATCTTAAGCATTCGGCAGATCAGCTTAAG ATTTCTGGTTCAGAACTTGAAAGTATAGAGGCACGCTTCCGGGCAGCTCTGAAGTTTCTCCATGGGGCATCACTGTTAGATCCTTGTAATAGCAAGAGTGCCAAATATGGGGAAATGACATCAACTGCAGCATATAGTTCTACCGCAAAGCTATTTGA ATATTGTGCCTGTGAATATGAGAGATGCAAAGACATGGCTTCTGCTACCTTGGCATACAAATGCTTGGAAGTGACGTTCATGCGAATGATCTATGTTAATCATTTCATTGCAAGCAGTGACCAAAATGAGTTGCAAAAGACACTACAAATGGTTTCTCCAG TTCAGTCTCCATCATCCTCTGCCTCTGATGTTGATAACTTATATAATCAAGCAATGATGGACAAGATGGATATAGCCAAGGATGGTAGTTCATTGCAGGTTACTGGTAATCATGTCATTGCTGCCAGAAACCATCCCAAGCTTGTGCGGCTGCTCGACTTT GCACAAGATGTAAACTTTGCAATGGAGGCCTCAAGGAAATCCCAGATTTCCTTTGCAGCTGCTAATGTAGTACTTGCAAAGACAAGGAACGGGGAGGTCATCTCTTCCATTAAAAGGACCCTTGATTTCAGCTTCCATGATGTAGAGGAACTTTTACGGCTAGTACACCTTGCAATGGAGGCTCTTAGTAGCAGTTGA